The following proteins come from a genomic window of Pleurocapsa minor HA4230-MV1:
- a CDS encoding CBS domain-containing protein, whose product MDIILCHQTVDFDALGSAIGLSRLKKAKIVLTGGAHPAVKNFLALYRDEFDFAEMRSIHPETIATIYIVDTQKSDRLGTAAAWLTLPTVQRIEVFDHHLDAALDIAVTELHTEAVGAITTYITELLQQQQIALTPFEATAMALGIHVDTGSLTFEQTTPRDAKAIAWLLEQSANVAIIAEYNEPGLSHQLQELLKDALDNLQRTKVQGYTVASVLLQTDKFVRGLSSLAARLIELTESDVILLGHQYQKSKGQKLVVIGRSRLAETNLNQLFTPFGGGGHAQAASVSINTDRPQQIFQELLTQLASQIPQPPTARDLMSAPVRTIRPDTTIKEAQRTLLRYGHSGLSVVDESDRLVGIISRRDLDLAIHHGFDRSPVKGYMSRNLRTIVPNTPLPEIQSVMVTYDVGRLPVLEAGELVGIVTRTDVLRQLHDQSSESQIDPKQASLTFHLLSTLQNRLEPAIWQLLQQVTTAAQERGWNLYLVGGGVRDVLLTSEGQPLFLQDIDLVVDGYHRSTDDRAGVELASVIEQMYPQVSVTVHGEFQTAALTWHQDPVLGNLLMDIATARTEFYPYPAANPQVEASSIRQDLYRRDFTINALAVRLTPPKRGEFSRKGDLLDFFGGLLDLRSRQIRVLHANSFIEDPTRIYRAVRFAVRLGFTIEPQTEEYIRYAIDNQIYEQLRISDREASLEGNRHPALTTRLKAELKYIFQSNYWQPALKLLAHLNALTCLHQDLSLTPTLNREIHFVSKWLVLFEPKVSEHWLVRLETLIAHLSFKSRIIVAENLQLPKDSIERLQQLEIWETQLAKRLAKTHLDSQIYQLLRPYKFLQLILFAAKSELKNRRRIWHYITYLSQIKPLLNGNDLKTLGFKPGPLYKQILDDVLNKTLDHQISDRTMAIEYVKSKREFVKEQDN is encoded by the coding sequence ATGGATATAATTCTCTGTCATCAAACGGTGGATTTTGATGCTTTGGGGTCAGCAATTGGTTTGTCTCGGCTTAAAAAAGCAAAAATCGTGCTAACTGGTGGCGCACACCCTGCGGTGAAGAATTTTTTGGCATTATATCGAGATGAGTTTGATTTTGCTGAAATGCGGAGTATTCACCCAGAAACGATCGCCACTATCTATATTGTTGATACTCAAAAAAGCGATCGCCTGGGAACAGCAGCAGCATGGTTAACTTTGCCGACTGTGCAACGAATTGAAGTATTCGATCATCATTTGGATGCAGCATTAGATATTGCGGTGACAGAGCTACATACTGAGGCGGTAGGCGCAATTACAACCTATATTACTGAATTGTTACAACAACAGCAGATCGCTTTGACTCCTTTTGAAGCAACGGCAATGGCTTTAGGGATTCATGTAGACACAGGATCGCTAACCTTCGAGCAGACGACTCCCCGTGATGCTAAAGCGATCGCCTGGTTATTAGAACAGTCGGCAAATGTGGCTATTATTGCTGAATATAATGAGCCTGGGTTGAGTCATCAGCTACAGGAATTATTGAAAGATGCCCTGGATAATTTACAACGCACTAAAGTTCAGGGTTATACCGTCGCTTCGGTATTATTACAGACAGATAAGTTTGTTCGTGGTTTGTCTAGTCTCGCCGCGAGGTTAATTGAGCTGACGGAAAGCGATGTAATTTTGTTGGGTCATCAATATCAAAAAAGTAAAGGTCAAAAGTTAGTGGTGATTGGGCGATCGCGTTTGGCAGAAACTAATCTCAATCAGCTATTTACGCCTTTTGGTGGTGGTGGTCATGCTCAAGCTGCCTCCGTGTCTATTAATACCGATCGACCCCAACAGATCTTTCAGGAGTTATTGACTCAACTAGCTAGCCAAATTCCTCAACCCCCTACGGCTAGAGATTTAATGTCTGCTCCTGTGAGGACAATTCGCCCTGACACGACGATTAAAGAGGCACAAAGAACTTTATTGCGCTACGGTCATTCTGGGTTGTCGGTGGTGGATGAGAGCGATCGCCTAGTGGGGATTATTTCTCGTCGCGATCTGGATTTAGCAATTCATCACGGCTTCGATCGCTCCCCCGTTAAAGGCTATATGAGTCGCAACCTTAGAACCATTGTGCCTAATACGCCCTTACCTGAAATACAGTCGGTGATGGTAACTTACGACGTGGGTAGACTACCAGTACTTGAGGCTGGAGAATTGGTGGGGATTGTCACTCGCACTGATGTATTACGTCAGCTACACGATCAGTCTTCTGAGAGCCAGATCGATCCTAAGCAGGCAAGCCTTACTTTTCATTTATTATCTACTCTGCAAAATCGCTTAGAACCCGCTATCTGGCAGCTACTCCAACAAGTTACTACAGCAGCCCAAGAACGAGGCTGGAATCTTTATTTAGTTGGGGGTGGTGTACGAGATGTGTTGCTCACTAGCGAGGGTCAACCCTTATTTTTGCAGGACATCGATCTGGTGGTTGATGGTTATCATCGTTCCACAGACGATCGTGCAGGAGTAGAATTAGCCTCAGTGATTGAGCAGATGTATCCCCAAGTAAGCGTAACAGTTCACGGGGAGTTTCAAACCGCAGCTTTGACGTGGCATCAAGATCCAGTTTTAGGCAACCTGTTAATGGATATTGCGACTGCGCGCACTGAATTTTATCCTTATCCCGCAGCTAACCCCCAGGTTGAGGCTAGTTCAATTCGTCAAGACTTGTATCGCCGAGATTTTACCATTAATGCCTTAGCAGTACGTCTAACGCCCCCTAAACGAGGTGAATTTTCCCGTAAAGGAGATTTATTAGACTTTTTTGGCGGTTTACTAGATTTGCGATCGCGCCAGATCCGAGTACTTCATGCCAATAGCTTTATTGAAGATCCCACCAGGATTTATCGTGCCGTCAGATTTGCTGTGCGCCTCGGCTTTACCATTGAACCCCAGACAGAAGAGTATATTCGCTACGCCATTGATAATCAAATATATGAGCAGTTAAGAATTAGCGATCGCGAAGCCTCCCTGGAAGGTAATCGTCATCCCGCTTTAACTACTAGACTCAAAGCAGAATTAAAGTACATTTTCCAGTCGAACTATTGGCAACCAGCGCTTAAGCTACTAGCTCACCTTAATGCTTTGACCTGTTTACATCAAGATTTAAGTTTAACTCCCACTTTAAATCGAGAGATCCACTTTGTCTCTAAATGGTTAGTTTTATTTGAACCAAAAGTGAGCGAACATTGGTTAGTTAGATTAGAAACTTTGATTGCTCATCTATCTTTTAAGTCAAGAATAATAGTGGCAGAAAATTTACAATTACCCAAAGATAGTATCGAGCGATTACAACAGCTAGAAATATGGGAAACACAACTAGCCAAACGATTAGCTAAGACTCATCTTGATAGTCAAATTTACCAGCTATTACGTCCTTATAAGTTTTTACAATTAATTTTATTTGCTGCCAAAAGTGAGTTAAAGAATCGTCGTCGAATTTGGCACTATATCACCTATTTATCTCAAATCAAACCATTATTAAATGGTAACGACTTAAAAACCCTGGGTTTTAAACCAGGGCCATTATATAAACAGATTTTAGATGATGTTTTAAATAAAACTCTCGATCATCAGATTAGCGATCGCACTATGGCGATCGAGTATGTAAAATCTAAGAGAGAGTTTGTTAAGGAACAGGATAATTAG
- a CDS encoding ABC transporter permease, translating to MHITETTIEAGRTETQYWKDIWHYRELLYFLAWRDILVRYKQTVMGVAWALLRPLLAMIISTIVFGNIAKLPSEGVPYPILVFAAMLPWQFFSSSLAECSNSLVNNSQLISKVYFPRLIVPASTVVVSFVDFMISGIILLALMAWYDFVPSWRIVALPLFILIAFAAAMAGGLWLAALNVKYRDFRHIVPFIVQFGFYISPVAYSSTIVPEKWRLLYSLNPMVGVIDGFRWAILGRNFGIYLPGFLLSLTVVAFFLSSGLWYFRKTERTFADVI from the coding sequence ATGCATATTACAGAAACAACTATCGAAGCAGGTCGAACTGAAACTCAATATTGGAAGGATATTTGGCACTATCGAGAACTATTATATTTCTTGGCGTGGCGCGATATCTTAGTCCGTTATAAGCAGACTGTTATGGGCGTTGCCTGGGCTTTACTTCGACCTTTATTGGCGATGATTATTTCCACCATTGTCTTTGGCAATATAGCAAAACTACCTTCAGAAGGAGTACCTTACCCAATTCTCGTATTTGCTGCCATGCTGCCTTGGCAATTTTTTTCCAGCTCACTTGCCGAATGTAGCAACAGTTTGGTTAACAATAGTCAACTGATTTCTAAAGTTTACTTTCCTCGCCTAATTGTGCCAGCAAGTACTGTAGTTGTCAGCTTTGTCGATTTTATGATTTCGGGAATTATCTTGTTAGCTTTGATGGCTTGGTATGATTTTGTTCCTAGTTGGCGCATCGTCGCACTACCACTATTTATTTTGATTGCCTTTGCTGCTGCAATGGCAGGAGGACTTTGGTTAGCAGCACTTAATGTAAAATACCGCGATTTTCGTCATATTGTGCCATTTATTGTCCAATTTGGCTTCTACATTTCTCCAGTTGCCTACAGTAGCACTATTGTCCCCGAAAAATGGCGTTTATTATATTCTCTAAATCCTATGGTTGGTGTAATTGACGGCTTTCGTTGGGCAATTTTAGGGAGAAATTTTGGTATTTATTTGCCTGGATTTCTTCTTTCCTTAACAGTAGTTGCCTTTTTCCTCAGCAGTGGTCTTTGGTACTTCCGTAAAACCGAACGTACTTTTGCAGATGTCATTTGA